One Kallotenue papyrolyticum genomic window carries:
- a CDS encoding glycoside hydrolase family 48 protein — MQRWCRRLAHGGLIGLLISLMLGWLPALVRVGQAAPAFNYGEALQKAIWFYEAQQSGRLPAWNRVSWRGDSALNDGADVGHDLTGGWYDAGDHVKFGFPMAASATLLAWSAVEYRDAYVASGQLTHLLNNLRFVNDYFIKAHTAPNELYGQVGAGAVDHAWWGPAEVMQMARPAYKISASCPGSDLAGETAAAMAAASIVFRPSDPAYADTLLSHARQLYAFADSYRGKYSDCITDAQSFYNSWSGYQDELVWGALWLYRATNDPAYLAKAEQYYANLGTEPQSTVKSYRWTHAWDDKSYGSYVLLAKLTGKAQYRADAQRWLDFWTVGVNGQRVRYTPGGLAWLDQWGALRYAANTAFIALVYSDWVDDPALKARYHDFAVRQINYMLGDNPNNRSYVVGFGINPPRNPHHRTSHGSWSDNINEPAQQRHVLYGALVGGPDLNDAYTDSRSDYVMNEVATDYNAGFTGALARLYQEYGGAPLANFPPRETPDDDELFVRASVNASGSNFTEIKAEIINKSAWPARMLDNGRLRYFFTLEPGVSPAQITLSSAYNQCRAPEGPTHYSGAIYYITVDCSGTKIYPGGQPHYRKEVQFRISSAGAWDPSNDWSYQGVATTPGSTPVKVSNIPLYAGTTRIWGAEPGAQASPSPSPSPSPSPTPRPSATPTPSPSPSPSPSPTPRPSATPTPSPSPSPSPSPQPGGSCQVRYVVSNDWGSGATVQVTIVNQGSSAIQGWTLQWRYSGTQTISGSWNASVTQQGQQVTASNPASHWNGTIAPNGGSVSFGFNLAYSGSNPAPTSFTLNGQLCGGSGTPSPTPSPSPSPSPSPSPTPSPSPTPRPSATPTPSPSPSPSPSPSPSPQPGGSCQVRYVVSNDWGSGATVQVTIVNQGSSAIQGWTLQWRYSGTQTISGSWNASVTQQGQQVTASNPAGHWNGTIAPNGGSVSFGFNLAYSGSNPAPTSFTLNGQLCGGSGTPSPSPSPSPSPTPSPSPSPSPTPRPSATPTPSPSPSPSPSPTPRPSPSPSPTPGGTYTQRFLELYREIKDPANGYFSPEGVPYHSIETLIVEAPDYGHETTSEAFSYWIWLEAMYGRVTGNWQPLADAWAKMEQVIIPTAQDQPTNSFYNPSRPATYAGEWEQPSQYPSAIDSSVPVGQDPIAAELRSAYGTDNIYGMHWILDVDNWYGYGNRGDGTSKPSYINTFQRGPQESVWETVPHPSWDAFRWGGPNGFLDLFIRDGSYARQWRYTNAPDADARAIQAIYWAKVWADAQGGSPIVDGLVAKASRMGDYLRYAFFDKYFKRIGNCVGPTSCPAATGYDSAHYLLSWYYAWGGATDSSAGWAWRIGSSHNHFGYQNPMAAYALSSVPAFRPRSTNGARDWATSLQRQLEFYRWLQSADGAIAGGATNSWLGHYGTPPAGTSTFYGMFYDEKPVYHDPPSNSWFGFQVWSVERVAEYYYVTGDSKAKVILDKWIPWAKAHTQLNADGTFAVPASMEWSGQPSLNWNASTQNWSANDASFNANLRVTVTGYNQDLGVAAALAKTYMYYAARSGDTQARDMAKSLLDRMWALYRDDKGLAAPETRSDYERFDDPIYIPSGWSGRMPNGDPINSSSTFLSIRSKYRQDPQWSKVQAYLNGGPVPTFTYHRFWAQSDIALALAEYERLFP; from the coding sequence ATGCAGCGATGGTGCAGAAGATTGGCCCATGGCGGCCTGATCGGGCTGCTGATCAGCTTGATGCTCGGCTGGCTGCCCGCGCTGGTACGTGTCGGGCAGGCCGCGCCCGCCTTCAACTACGGCGAGGCGCTCCAGAAGGCGATCTGGTTCTATGAAGCGCAACAATCCGGGCGCTTACCGGCCTGGAATCGCGTCAGTTGGCGTGGCGACTCGGCGCTCAATGACGGCGCAGACGTCGGCCATGATCTGACCGGCGGCTGGTACGACGCAGGCGATCACGTCAAATTCGGCTTTCCGATGGCAGCGTCGGCTACGCTCCTGGCCTGGAGCGCCGTCGAATACCGCGATGCCTACGTCGCCAGCGGCCAGCTCACCCATCTGCTCAATAACCTGCGCTTTGTCAACGATTACTTCATCAAGGCGCACACTGCGCCCAATGAGCTCTATGGGCAGGTGGGCGCCGGCGCGGTGGATCATGCCTGGTGGGGACCCGCCGAAGTGATGCAGATGGCGCGGCCGGCCTACAAGATCAGCGCGAGTTGTCCTGGCTCTGACCTGGCCGGCGAGACCGCGGCGGCTATGGCAGCGGCCTCGATCGTGTTTCGGCCCAGCGATCCGGCCTACGCCGATACGCTGCTCAGCCATGCGCGCCAGCTCTACGCTTTCGCCGATTCCTACCGTGGCAAGTATTCCGATTGTATCACCGACGCACAATCGTTTTACAACTCCTGGAGCGGGTACCAGGACGAACTGGTCTGGGGCGCGCTGTGGCTCTACCGCGCGACCAACGATCCGGCCTACCTGGCGAAGGCCGAGCAGTACTACGCCAACCTGGGTACCGAACCACAGAGCACCGTCAAGTCATATCGCTGGACGCACGCCTGGGACGACAAATCCTACGGCAGTTACGTGTTGCTAGCCAAGCTGACCGGCAAAGCCCAGTACCGTGCCGACGCACAGCGCTGGCTGGACTTCTGGACGGTCGGCGTCAACGGACAGCGCGTGCGCTACACGCCTGGTGGTCTGGCCTGGTTGGATCAATGGGGAGCGTTGCGCTACGCCGCCAATACCGCATTTATCGCGCTGGTGTATAGCGACTGGGTTGACGATCCGGCGCTCAAGGCGCGCTACCACGACTTCGCAGTACGCCAGATCAACTACATGTTGGGCGATAACCCCAACAATCGCAGCTATGTCGTCGGCTTTGGCATCAATCCGCCACGTAATCCGCACCATCGCACCTCGCACGGCTCGTGGAGCGACAACATCAACGAGCCGGCGCAGCAGCGGCATGTACTCTACGGTGCGCTGGTCGGTGGTCCCGATCTCAACGATGCCTACACTGATAGTCGCAGCGACTACGTGATGAACGAGGTCGCGACCGACTACAACGCAGGCTTCACCGGCGCCCTGGCGCGACTGTATCAGGAATATGGCGGCGCGCCGCTGGCCAATTTCCCGCCACGCGAAACACCCGATGATGATGAGCTGTTTGTGCGCGCCAGCGTCAACGCATCCGGCAGCAATTTCACCGAGATCAAGGCCGAGATCATCAACAAGTCGGCCTGGCCCGCACGCATGCTCGACAACGGACGGTTGCGCTACTTCTTCACGCTCGAACCCGGTGTATCGCCGGCGCAGATCACACTCAGCTCGGCCTACAATCAGTGCCGCGCGCCGGAAGGTCCTACGCACTACAGCGGCGCGATCTACTACATCACCGTCGATTGCAGCGGCACCAAGATCTATCCAGGCGGACAGCCCCACTACCGTAAGGAGGTGCAGTTCCGCATCAGCAGTGCAGGCGCGTGGGATCCCAGCAACGACTGGTCCTACCAAGGCGTAGCGACCACTCCCGGCAGCACGCCGGTCAAAGTCAGCAACATTCCACTCTATGCCGGCACGACGCGCATCTGGGGCGCCGAACCGGGAGCACAAGCATCGCCCAGTCCATCGCCCAGCCCGTCGCCCAGCCCGACGCCGCGGCCCAGCGCGACGCCAACACCCAGCCCGTCGCCCAGCCCGTCGCCCAGCCCAACGCCGCGGCCCAGTGCGACGCCCACGCCCAGCCCGTCGCCCAGCCCGTCACCCAGCCCGCAGCCGGGCGGCAGCTGCCAGGTGCGCTACGTGGTCAGCAACGACTGGGGCAGTGGCGCCACCGTGCAGGTGACGATCGTCAACCAGGGCAGCAGTGCGATCCAGGGCTGGACGCTGCAGTGGCGCTACAGCGGCACGCAGACGATCAGCGGCAGCTGGAATGCCAGCGTGACGCAGCAGGGCCAGCAGGTCACCGCCAGCAACCCGGCCAGCCACTGGAACGGCACGATCGCGCCCAACGGCGGCAGCGTCAGCTTCGGCTTCAACCTGGCCTACAGCGGCAGCAACCCGGCTCCGACCAGCTTCACGCTCAACGGCCAGCTCTGCGGCGGCAGCGGCACGCCCAGCCCAACGCCCAGCCCGAGCCCGTCGCCCAGCCCATCGCCCAGCCCGACACCCTCGCCGAGCCCGACGCCGCGGCCCAGCGCGACGCCAACACCCAGCCCGTCGCCCAGCCCGTCGCCCAGCCCGTCGCCCAGCCCGCAGCCGGGCGGCAGCTGCCAGGTGCGCTACGTAGTCAGCAACGACTGGGGCAGTGGCGCCACCGTGCAGGTGACGATCGTCAACCAGGGCAGCAGTGCGATCCAGGGCTGGACGCTGCAGTGGCGCTACAGCGGCACGCAGACGATCAGCGGTAGCTGGAACGCCAGCGTGACGCAGCAGGGCCAGCAGGTCACCGCCAGCAACCCGGCCGGCCACTGGAACGGCACGATCGCGCCCAACGGCGGTAGCGTCAGCTTCGGCTTCAACCTGGCCTACAGCGGCAGCAACCCGGCTCCGACCAGCTTCACGCTCAACGGCCAGCTCTGCGGCGGCAGCGGCACGCCCAGCCCGTCGCCCAGCCCGTCGCCCAGCCCAACGCCCAGCCCGAGCCCGTCGCCCAGCCCAACGCCGCGACCCAGCGCGACGCCAACACCCAGCCCGTCACCAAGTCCGTCGCCGAGCCCGACGCCGCGGCCCAGCCCGTCGCCCAGCCCAACGCCGGGTGGTACCTACACGCAGCGCTTCCTTGAGCTCTACCGCGAGATCAAGGATCCGGCCAACGGCTACTTCAGCCCGGAGGGCGTACCGTACCACTCGATCGAAACGCTGATCGTCGAGGCGCCCGACTACGGTCATGAGACGACCTCGGAGGCGTTTAGCTACTGGATCTGGCTGGAGGCGATGTATGGCCGCGTGACCGGCAACTGGCAGCCGCTGGCCGATGCCTGGGCCAAGATGGAACAGGTGATCATCCCGACGGCGCAGGATCAGCCGACCAATAGCTTCTACAACCCCAGCCGCCCGGCGACCTATGCCGGCGAATGGGAGCAGCCGTCCCAGTATCCCTCGGCGATCGACTCCAGCGTGCCGGTCGGTCAGGATCCGATCGCTGCCGAACTGCGCAGCGCGTATGGCACCGACAACATCTACGGCATGCACTGGATTCTGGACGTCGATAACTGGTACGGCTACGGCAATCGCGGCGATGGGACCAGCAAGCCCTCGTACATCAACACCTTCCAGCGCGGTCCGCAGGAGTCGGTCTGGGAGACCGTGCCGCATCCCTCGTGGGATGCCTTCCGCTGGGGTGGGCCCAACGGCTTCCTCGACCTCTTCATCCGCGATGGAAGCTATGCGCGACAGTGGCGCTACACCAATGCGCCCGATGCCGACGCGCGCGCGATTCAGGCGATCTACTGGGCCAAGGTCTGGGCCGACGCGCAGGGTGGCAGCCCGATCGTCGATGGCCTGGTCGCTAAGGCGTCGCGCATGGGCGACTACCTGCGCTATGCCTTCTTCGATAAGTACTTCAAGCGCATCGGCAACTGTGTAGGCCCGACAAGTTGCCCGGCAGCGACCGGCTACGACAGCGCGCACTACCTGCTGTCCTGGTACTATGCCTGGGGCGGCGCGACCGACAGCAGCGCCGGCTGGGCCTGGCGCATCGGTTCGAGCCATAACCACTTCGGCTACCAGAACCCGATGGCGGCCTATGCGCTCTCCAGCGTTCCCGCCTTCCGCCCACGCTCGACCAACGGCGCGCGCGACTGGGCAACCAGCCTGCAGCGGCAGTTGGAGTTCTACCGCTGGTTGCAGTCGGCCGATGGCGCCATCGCCGGTGGCGCGACCAATAGCTGGCTAGGCCACTATGGTACGCCGCCCGCCGGTACCAGCACCTTCTACGGCATGTTCTACGACGAAAAGCCGGTGTACCACGATCCGCCGTCGAATAGCTGGTTCGGCTTCCAGGTCTGGTCGGTGGAGCGCGTGGCGGAGTACTACTACGTCACAGGCGATAGCAAGGCCAAGGTCATCCTCGACAAGTGGATTCCCTGGGCCAAGGCGCATACCCAGCTCAACGCCGATGGCACCTTCGCCGTACCGGCGTCCATGGAGTGGAGCGGGCAGCCCAGCCTGAACTGGAACGCTTCCACCCAGAACTGGTCGGCCAACGACGCCAGCTTCAACGCCAACCTGCGCGTCACCGTGACAGGCTACAACCAAGATCTGGGCGTGGCCGCAGCACTGGCCAAGACCTACATGTACTACGCCGCGCGTTCGGGCGATACCCAAGCGCGCGACATGGCCAAGAGCCTATTGGATCGCATGTGGGCGCTCTACCGCGACGATAAGGGTCTGGCCGCGCCGGAGACGCGCAGCGACTACGAGCGCTTCGACGACCCGATCTACATCCCCAGCGGCTGGAGTGGGCGCATGCCCAACGGCGATCCGATCAACTCGTCGTCGACGTTCCTCAGCATTCGCTCGAAGTATCGCCAGGACCCGCAATGGTCCAAGGTCCAAGCCTACCTCAACGGTGGACCGGTGCCGACCTTCACCTACCACCGCTTCTGGGCCCAGAGCGATATTGCCCTGGCATTGGCTGAGTACGAACGTCTCTTCCCCTAA
- a CDS encoding cellulose binding domain-containing protein — protein MRIGWWFALLGLALLIRAPATPTAAQPASQPYTWRNVVTGGGGGYVPGIVFNSTQRDLIYARTDIGGLYRWDPANERWLQLMSWVGPDEWNLSGVESVATDPVEPNRLYVAAGTYTNNWTSMNGAILRSTDYGATFERIDLPFKVGGNMPGRGMGERLAIDPRANNILYLGARSGHGLWRSTDYGTTWQRVSSFPATGSYVPLPGDEYQGDAVGVVWITFDPRSSAPGQPTRTIYVGVADTGISIYRSTDAGATWQALPGQPTGFLPHHGILGPDGVLYITYSNGAGPYDGTKGDVWKYNPTTGAWTLISPVPSSSSDNYYGYGGLGVDQQRPGTLVVAALNSWWPDTIFFRSTDGGATWKRIWEWGVYPQRILHYTIDISNAPWLNFGNTNPVDPVPAVKLGWMVDDIEIDPFNSDRMLYGTGATVYGTTNLTAWDRGEKVAIKSMAVGIEEASVTGLISPPSGAHLYSTLGDIGGFRHDDLTRAPAQMYSVPYAGTYHSIDYAELNPAFLVRVGKGDPAANPPTRSSAFSYDGGASWFAGNSDPPGITAGGTVAAAADASRVVWAPQGTQPVYSSDNGNRWLTVQGLPANARVASDRVNPRRFYAFAEGVFYWSSDGGASFQASAAQGLPRPGDPAHVKAVPGREGDVWLAGGSRSSVYGLWHSTDGGQTFTRLTSLDGADVVGFGKAAPGQTYPAIYISGSVNGVRGIFRSDDAGTTWVRINDDQHQYASTNSAITGDPRIYGRVYVGTNGYGIVYGDPVTVPPTPTRTVVPTPTPTRTVVPTPTPTRTVVPTPTPTRTVVPTPTPTRTVVPTPTPTRTVVPTPTPTRTVVPTPTPTRTVVPTPSATAPAGAQSCRVAYSIVNQWPGGFQAEVRLTNTGGMTITGWELRWSFPNGQTITQLWNGGYTQQGADVMVSNASWNATIAPGATQSFGFLATWQTSNQLPSDFRLNGTACAVVR, from the coding sequence ATGCGGATAGGATGGTGGTTCGCGTTGTTGGGTCTGGCGCTGCTCATACGCGCTCCGGCGACACCGACGGCCGCTCAACCGGCCAGCCAGCCCTACACCTGGCGCAACGTCGTCACCGGAGGCGGTGGTGGCTACGTACCCGGTATCGTCTTCAATTCCACCCAGCGCGATCTGATCTACGCGCGCACCGATATCGGTGGCCTGTACCGCTGGGATCCGGCCAACGAACGCTGGCTGCAACTCATGAGCTGGGTCGGTCCCGACGAGTGGAACCTGTCGGGCGTCGAGAGCGTGGCAACCGATCCCGTCGAGCCGAACCGGCTCTATGTTGCTGCCGGAACCTACACCAACAACTGGACCTCGATGAACGGGGCGATCCTACGCTCGACCGACTACGGCGCGACCTTTGAGCGCATCGATCTACCGTTCAAAGTGGGCGGCAACATGCCGGGACGCGGCATGGGCGAGCGCTTGGCGATCGATCCTCGCGCCAACAATATCCTCTACTTGGGCGCGCGTAGCGGCCACGGGCTGTGGCGCAGCACCGACTACGGCACGACCTGGCAGCGTGTCAGCAGCTTTCCGGCGACTGGCAGCTACGTACCACTGCCCGGCGACGAGTACCAGGGCGATGCCGTCGGCGTGGTCTGGATCACCTTCGATCCACGCAGCAGCGCGCCCGGCCAGCCCACGCGCACGATCTATGTGGGCGTGGCCGACACCGGTATCAGCATCTACCGCAGCACCGATGCTGGCGCGACCTGGCAGGCGCTGCCCGGCCAACCGACCGGCTTTCTGCCGCATCATGGCATCCTGGGACCGGATGGCGTGCTCTACATCACCTACAGCAATGGTGCCGGACCCTACGACGGCACCAAAGGCGATGTCTGGAAGTACAACCCCACGACCGGCGCCTGGACACTGATCAGCCCGGTGCCCTCCAGCAGCAGCGATAACTACTACGGCTACGGTGGTCTGGGCGTCGATCAGCAACGACCGGGCACCCTGGTGGTTGCGGCGCTCAACTCCTGGTGGCCTGACACGATCTTCTTCCGTAGCACCGACGGCGGCGCGACCTGGAAGCGCATCTGGGAGTGGGGCGTCTACCCGCAGCGCATCTTGCACTACACGATCGACATCTCCAACGCGCCCTGGCTCAATTTCGGCAACACCAATCCCGTCGATCCGGTGCCGGCGGTCAAACTCGGCTGGATGGTAGATGATATCGAGATCGATCCCTTCAATTCGGATCGCATGTTGTACGGCACCGGCGCAACGGTGTACGGCACGACCAACCTCACCGCTTGGGATCGCGGCGAGAAGGTGGCGATCAAGAGCATGGCCGTTGGCATCGAAGAGGCCTCGGTCACCGGCCTGATCAGCCCGCCCAGCGGCGCCCATCTATACAGCACGCTGGGCGATATCGGCGGCTTCCGCCATGATGACCTGACGCGCGCACCGGCGCAGATGTACAGCGTGCCCTATGCCGGCACGTATCACAGCATCGACTATGCCGAACTCAACCCAGCCTTCCTGGTGCGCGTCGGCAAGGGCGATCCCGCAGCCAATCCTCCAACGCGCAGCTCGGCCTTCAGCTATGACGGCGGTGCCTCATGGTTCGCGGGCAACAGCGATCCGCCCGGCATCACTGCCGGCGGAACGGTTGCCGCCGCAGCCGATGCCAGCCGCGTGGTGTGGGCGCCCCAGGGAACGCAGCCGGTGTATTCCAGCGACAACGGCAATCGTTGGCTGACGGTGCAGGGCCTGCCGGCCAATGCCCGGGTTGCTTCCGACCGGGTTAATCCACGGCGCTTCTACGCCTTTGCCGAAGGCGTCTTCTACTGGAGCAGCGACGGCGGCGCGAGCTTCCAGGCTTCCGCGGCGCAGGGCCTGCCGCGTCCCGGCGATCCGGCCCATGTCAAGGCCGTTCCCGGTCGCGAAGGCGATGTCTGGCTAGCCGGCGGTAGTCGCAGCAGCGTGTATGGATTGTGGCACTCCACCGATGGCGGTCAGACCTTTACCAGGCTGACAAGTCTAGATGGCGCGGATGTGGTTGGCTTCGGTAAGGCTGCGCCGGGCCAAACCTATCCGGCGATCTATATCAGCGGCAGCGTCAACGGAGTGCGTGGCATCTTCCGCTCAGACGATGCTGGTACAACCTGGGTGCGCATCAACGACGATCAGCACCAGTACGCTTCCACCAATTCGGCGATCACCGGTGATCCACGCATCTATGGACGTGTCTATGTCGGCACCAACGGCTACGGCATTGTGTATGGCGACCCGGTGACGGTACCGCCAACGCCAACCCGTACGGTAGTGCCAACGCCAACGCCAACCCGTACGGTAGTGCCAACGCCAACACCAACCCGTACGGTAGTGCCAACGCCAACACCAACCCGTACGGTAGTGCCAACGCCAACGCCAACCCGTACGGTAGTGCCAACGCCAACACCAACCCGTACGGTAGTGCCAACGCCAACACCAACCCGTACGGTAGTGCCAACGCCAACGCCAACCCGTACGGTAGTGCCAACGCCAAGCGCTACTGCTCCCGCCGGCGCACAGAGTTGTCGCGTTGCGTACAGCATCGTCAACCAGTGGCCGGGAGGCTTCCAGGCCGAGGTACGCCTCACCAACACCGGTGGCATGACAATTACCGGCTGGGAGCTCCGTTGGAGCTTCCCCAACGGCCAGACCATTACTCAACTTTGGAATGGCGGCTATACACAACAGGGCGCTGATGTCATGGTGAGCAACGCCTCCTGGAACGCCACGATCGCGCCCGGTGCGACGCAAAGCTTTGGCTTTTTGGCCACCTGGCAGACAAGCAATCAACTGCCGTCGGACTTTCGCCTCAATGGGACAGCCTGTGCCGTCGTTCGCTGA
- a CDS encoding cellulose binding domain-containing protein has product MRRGPSWQGGVVLALGLLLISLAWPAAPVAHAIATPWLHVEGRYIKDPAGNNVILRGVSLIDLSVANNLRSRNVRALIDMATDESNGWYARVMRFPVYPEAIDYQPGWNANPDAYFNNHLDPAIRYCVSKQIYCIIDWHYISDYNSSAIDAATRRFWSYVAPRYRDVPNVIFELFNEPIYPDNWSTWKATAQPWVDLIRSYAPNNLILIGGPRWSQNMSGAASDPFVGNNLVYVAHIYPQHGGQSTWDAWFGNAANRVPFFVTEWGWQQGGATPTSGTLSGYGIPFSNYLASKGISWTAWVFDNVWQPVMFDANWNLLGGEAYMGQFTKDLLYQYRNSDLPGATNPSPTPSPSPSPSPSATPRPSPSPSPSPSPSPTPRPSATPTPSPSPSPQPGGSCQVRYVVSNDWGSGATVQVTIVNQGSSAIQGWTLQWRYSGTQTISGSWNASVTQQGQQVTASNPAGHWNGTIAPNGGSVSFGFNLAYSGSNPAPTSFTLNGQLCGGSGTPSPSPSPSATPSPSPSPSPSPSPQPSPSPSPSPSATPSPQPGSSCQASYRITNRWNGGFTGEVVVRNNGSTSLQGWSVHWQWSDETRITNAWNAQLTQTGTQVVATSLAWNAALPPGTSTSFGFQASGPASSPNVECRVP; this is encoded by the coding sequence ATGCGCCGAGGACCATCCTGGCAGGGAGGTGTAGTGTTGGCACTGGGCCTACTGCTGATCAGCCTGGCCTGGCCTGCCGCGCCGGTCGCACATGCAATTGCAACTCCCTGGCTGCACGTTGAGGGCCGGTACATCAAAGATCCCGCCGGCAATAATGTTATCCTGCGCGGTGTGTCGCTGATCGATCTCTCGGTAGCGAACAACCTTCGTTCGCGCAACGTTCGCGCGCTGATCGACATGGCGACCGATGAATCTAACGGTTGGTATGCGCGCGTGATGCGCTTTCCGGTCTATCCGGAAGCGATCGACTATCAACCGGGGTGGAACGCTAATCCGGACGCCTATTTCAATAATCACCTCGATCCAGCTATTCGCTACTGTGTCAGCAAGCAGATCTACTGCATTATTGACTGGCACTACATTAGCGACTACAACTCCAGCGCCATCGATGCTGCGACGCGCCGCTTCTGGAGCTATGTTGCGCCGAGGTACCGCGACGTACCCAACGTTATCTTCGAGCTCTTCAATGAGCCGATCTACCCGGATAACTGGAGCACGTGGAAAGCCACTGCGCAGCCATGGGTCGATCTGATCCGCTCCTACGCCCCCAATAACCTGATCCTGATCGGTGGACCGCGCTGGTCACAGAACATGTCCGGCGCAGCCAGTGATCCGTTCGTCGGCAACAACCTGGTATATGTCGCGCACATCTATCCCCAGCATGGCGGCCAGAGCACATGGGATGCCTGGTTTGGCAACGCCGCCAATCGCGTGCCCTTCTTCGTGACAGAGTGGGGCTGGCAACAGGGCGGTGCAACGCCTACCAGCGGCACACTATCGGGCTACGGTATTCCTTTCAGCAACTACCTGGCAAGCAAGGGCATCAGCTGGACCGCTTGGGTCTTCGACAACGTCTGGCAGCCGGTGATGTTTGACGCCAACTGGAACCTGCTGGGCGGCGAAGCCTATATGGGCCAGTTCACCAAGGATCTTCTCTACCAGTATCGCAACAGCGATCTGCCCGGCGCGACCAATCCAAGCCCCACGCCGTCGCCCTCGCCCAGCCCCTCGCCGAGCGCGACGCCACGGCCCAGCCCGTCACCCAGCCCGTCGCCCAGCCCGAGCCCAACGCCGCGGCCCAGCGCGACGCCCACGCCCAGCCCCTCGCCCAGCCCGCAGCCGGGCGGCAGCTGCCAGGTGCGCTACGTGGTCAGCAACGACTGGGGCAGTGGCGCCACCGTGCAGGTGACGATCGTCAACCAGGGCAGCAGTGCGATCCAGGGCTGGACGCTGCAGTGGCGCTACAGCGGCACGCAGACGATCAGCGGCAGCTGGAACGCCAGCGTGACGCAGCAGGGTCAGCAGGTCACCGCCAGCAACCCGGCCGGCCACTGGAACGGCACGATCGCGCCCAACGGCGGCAGCGTGAGCTTCGGCTTCAACCTGGCCTACAGCGGCAGCAACCCGGCTCCGACCAGCTTCACGCTCAACGGCCAGCTCTGCGGCGGCAGCGGCACGCCCAGTCCATCGCCCAGCCCGAGCGCGACGCCCAGCCCGTCACCCAGCCCGTCACCCAGCCCGTCGCCACAACCCAGCCCATCACCGAGCCCGTCACCGAGCGCGACGCCCAGCCCACAGCCGGGCAGCAGCTGCCAGGCGAGCTACCGCATCACCAATAGATGGAATGGTGGATTTACCGGCGAAGTCGTGGTGCGCAACAATGGCTCGACATCGCTTCAGGGCTGGAGCGTGCACTGGCAATGGAGCGATGAGACGCGCATCACCAACGCCTGGAATGCACAACTGACTCAGACCGGCACTCAGGTCGTAGCGACATCCCTGGCCTGGAATGCGGCGCTGCCGCCTGGAACCAGCACAAGTTTTGGCTTCCAGGCCAGCGGCCCAGCCTCCTCGCCCAACGTTGAGTGCCGCGTTCCCTGA